In Halodesulfovibrio marinisediminis DSM 17456, the sequence GAGATGAGTATCCGAAAGCGTAGATCATATGATGACGAGTTCAAAAAGAATGCTGTTCTGCTCTGTGATGAACAAGGCCGAACTGTCGCAGGTGTAGCAGAGAGTTTGGGGATTCCTAAGGATCTACTCTATCGTTGGCGTAGGGAGCTGACAGCACATAAATAAATCGCATTTTCAGATCGTGGAAAAGAGGCTTTATCAGAAGAACAACGAGAGATAAAAGAGCTTCGAAAAAGGCTCCAAGATGCTGAAATGGAGCGTGATATTTTAAAAAAAGCTTTGGGCATCTTCAGCAGAGCATCGAAATGAGATTCAAGTTCGTGAAGTCAAACCGCTCTACGTTTCCGATGAAGAAGATGTGCCAGACCCTACAAATTTCCATGAGCGGATATTATGCGTGGCGTAAGCGTCCAGAGTCGCATCGACAACGAGAGAATATACTACTTCGCAAGCGGATTTTAGCAATATACAACGAACACAATGGGATGATCGGAAGCCCTATGCTCACTTCTGAATTGCGTGACGAGCCATTATTCCAGAGTGTTAGCCAATCTCGTGTTGCCAGGCACATGCGAGCGTTGGAACTGCGTTGTAAGTATGCAAAGAAATTTGTCCCTACAACAGATTCTGCACATACTGAGCCTGTTGCTCCTAATCTGCTCGATCGTAATTTTACTACGTCAGCTCCCAATATGGCTTGGGTCACAGATATTACGCACATCAAGGTTGGACGAAAGTGGCATTATCTAACCGTGTTCATCGACCTGTATTCCCGAATGGTTGTTGGGTGGGATTTAAGTAATTCGTTAGAACGGCATTCCGTTATCCATGCTTTAAAGAAGGCTGTGGCACGACGAAAACCATCTTCCGGTCTTCTTATCCACAGTGACCGAGGCGTACAGTATGCAAGCAAGGATTTCCGCAGGTGCTTGAAAAAGCGCGGCTACATTCAGAGCATGAGCCGGAAAGGGAACTGCTGGGACAACGCAGTAGCAGAGTCTTTTTTTCACACAATCAAAAATCAACTGATCCGTCACAGAAAATTTAAAACCAAGTATGAAGCCGAATTGGCTTCATTTAACTATATCGAGGCGTACTGCAATCGAAGGCGGCGACATTCGAGCAATGGCTGGCTTTCCCCAGCTTCCTTTGAGTATCGTAATGAACAGTATGACCTTATGGCTTAACTTGGTGTCCACATTTTTGTTGTAGGATCAAATCATTCTATATGTCGAATATGAGCCCACAGCGACCAGGCTTCAACAGGGGAATTTGGAATGAGCTTGAGGAACAGGTACGCAACTGGGCACGTGTGGAGGACGTTATTGTTGTGACTGGTGGAATTCTCAACGGGAGTCAGTACATTGGTAAAAACAAGGTGTTAGTTCCAGATGCCTACTACAAAATTATCTTCGCACCACACCGGAATAAGATGATCGCGTTCTTGTTGCCCAATAAGAAATCGTCTGCTCCGTTAACAGACTTTGTTGTGTCAGTAGATCGCATTGAAGCTGTGACGGGGATCGACTTCTTTGCTGACATGAATGATGCCCCAGAAGCGATGTTAGAGGGAATGACGAGCACTGCGGCATGGAAGTGGGGGAACGGCAAACGTCGAAATGTAGCCAACACGAAGCGAACTGGTTCCAGTTCCTCGCATGACATCGTAAAACTATCCCGTTCGCACATCTGTCATGACAGCTCTTCAAGATACTACAGCCGTACAAAGCACTACACACCATACAATACGCTGCAAGAATGTTTGGATGCAGGAGGAAGACTTCCTAAGTAAGCCCCCCCCCTGTCAAAAAAATAGCCGATTCCTCCATCATCTGGCGCGGCATACAGAATATCGTGATTATCTCATTAAAATCATTACTGATCACAACTTGGTTTAATTTTTCCAAATATATCGAGCGTGACAAAAGACGCTTTCCTCAAAAAAACACTGTGAAACATGGTGAAGAAGAGAGTCGGACGACTAAAAGTGAGAATTCGCGGGAAACGATGTTAATGCGACTCTTGATTTATTAAATGAATACAGTAGGCTGGTTTAGGCGGATTCTAAATAACGAGGTGGCCAACTCTCTTCACCTTAGTTGAATATTAGGAGTCTTGGACTAACAAGGAAGGAGAAGTCATGAATGCAAAAATAATTAAACGTTGCGTCATCATTGTGTTGTGTATTGCTTTTGCGAACTATGCCTCTGCAAAAGAAACGAAAACACTATTTGTGCATATCCCAACCACTGTTTCGGAGCAATCACAGGCAATCCTTCGGACGCTTCAAGACCCGAGTCTCAAGCCAGCCTGTCCGGATGTCGACGACTTCAAAGCATGGAAGGCTCTTCAGGAAAAGCATGAAGCTTTTGCTCTCGAAAGGCAAAAACCAATAGTAGAAGCCTTGCGACCAGACGTCAGAAAAATAGAGTTAGGAGGAGTGCCGGTTCTGGACGTAAGACCAAGAGACTGGAAAAACAATAACAAAACAGTTGTTTACACTCATGGAGGAGCATATACTTTCTTTAGCGCCGAATCCACGCTTATCTGTGCAGCCTTACTAGCTGACGCCACTGGTTTAAGGGTACTCTCTGTCGACTACACTCTGGCACCCAATGCCAAATGGCAACAGATAACGGATCAGGTTGTCAGCGTTTTTAAAGCGTTACGTGAGCAAGGCTATGCTATGAAGGACATCGCCATCTTTGGAGATTCTGCAGGCGGCGGTCTTGCAGCAGGATCTGTGTTAAAGATGCGTGATCAAGGCATGGAAATGCCTGCTGCAGTCGTTCTCTGGTCCCCTTGGTCGGATATCACCGAGACAGGAGACAGCTATGCTACACTGAAACATGCCGACCCAGCTTACCTTTACGACAAGCACCTGAAAAAGGCTGCCGATGCTTATGCCAACCCAAAGGATCAGAAACATCCGTATGTATCACCAGTCTATGGCGATTATTCTAAGGGATTTCCCCCAACTCTGATCCAGGGTGGAACCAAGGAGATTTTTTTAAGCAATTTTATTCGGCATTATCAGGCGCTAGATACAGCTGGCCAGACAGTGAAGTTGGATCTTTACGAAGGAATGATCCACGTATTTCAAGCCGCATTATCGGGTTCTCCAGAATCTAAGAGAGCCTTGGCAAAGATCGATGCGTTTCTTAAGCAACATCTGTAAAAGATGTCTTTGGCGCGTCAAATAATTTATTCTTTGACGAATAAGAAAATTTTTAAAATGTAATATAATATTAATAAGTTATATACATGCCCCCCGTAAAAAATAGCCGACCAGTGCACGAGCACTGAAGCCGGATAAAATTTCGGCCCCCCCTTTTTTTGAAATAGGTAGATTTAGCTTGTTGTGTGTGTACTTATTGAAGGGGAAGGTGAAAATTTTTCAGATAGTTGGGGGGGCTGTATTGTCCTGATTTCTCAGCACTTAAAACTGCAATGAGTTGACACATAGTTGACCCCAAGCCCATTTCGCAGAAAAACAAAAAACCCGACAAGCTGTTAACTTGTCGGGTTTACTTGCGAAAAATGGCGCGCCAGGAAAGATTCGAACTCTCGGCCGACGGCTTAGAAGGCCTTTGTTGGCGGTGGTGTAGCTGCTATAGTAGAATTTTGCTAACGTCCACATCGTAATCGATTTTTTTAATGGCTTCAGATAGGCACTGGAGAGAATATCCCTGTCCGTAGTTGGCTCCTTCAGTTCGTAATGCATGACCTGAAAAGCGGTCAACAAAATGTGAAATATGCCCTTCACCCCCTACTCTGCCACTTTTGCCTATCTCACTTGCCAAACTTGCCAATCACATTTCATTTCGAAACACACTTGCCAAACTTGCCAATCACATTTCATTTCGAAACACACTTGCCAATAGCTTGCCAAAAAAGAAAAAGCACTTACGAACATAATCCATAAATGCCTTTATTTACTGGAGCCAACAATCGGAATTGAACCGACGACCTACTGATTACGAATCAGTTGCTCTACCGACTGAGCTATGTTGGCTTATGTGCGGTGTGATTTTTATCGCAACAGAATACCGAGGTCAAGCGAAATATCTTTATATTTGGAATGGATATACATCAATCAGGCATTCAACCTAAACCTGACATCGCCTGCCTGCTAAAGATAATTCAAGATCAACCATAGTACGAAGATAATTTAACGCCGTTGCAACGTTCGATGGAAGCAATACATATTCAAACCACAAACATAACCACCTTATAAAACCAGCAAAAACGTATTCACTTAATATAAAAAAGATTTTTTATGTAATAAAAATCTACTCTCTATCAAATAGACCAGGACAAACTGGACGTGGTATTCTTGCATCATCTTTATAAGATAAAGGAGATTATTTTATGGCTAACCAAGATTATCCCGGCGTTTGCATGTCCTGCTCTACACCAGAATGCCAAATTGTTGCACCGGACATCCAAGCCGTTCGTGAACGTGTTAAACACGATCCAATCACAGGTTACACAAGAAACGTTGTGAACAACCTCACCACCGCAATGAGTGATAAATTTACCGATGAATACGAAGCATACCTCGCATTCGATGTGGTAAAAGCAGCTATCGTTATGGGTCTCAAAAATGGACAAAAAATCGACTTAGGCGGCCTTGGTGAGTTTACTATCCAAACTGTAAACGGCAAAAAAACTGTTACTTTTACGGCATCACCTAGCCTTGATGCTGCAATTAAAGAATAAATAACACCCTATTGAGTCAGCACACAAAAAGGCGACATCCAAAAGATGTCGCCTTTTTTATTTCTACTCATAGCTCACTCATATCAAAATCAGCTAATTGAAAAGTCGAATATCAAGAAGATATCCGACTATTTTTTATTCAAACCCTACTTCTTTTTCACAAAGAGCTAACGGGGTAATTTTTGAAACACGCTTTTCATACGCGATCTTCGAATTGTAAATATGTCTGCGAGCAAGGTCATTCAGCACATCCAGTTCTTTCTTTCTGAGGGCTTCAATAAACTCAAAATGTTCCTCTCCGGATTGGATAATATTCTCACGCTTATCCCATGCCGCAAATCGCGTAATGTAGAGCTTAATATGCAGATCTGTAATAATTTCAAGCAACGGTATATTATCCGCACGCTTGTATATAATGTTGTGAAACGCGGTATTCAGTCTGCTTAGCTCTTCAATACTGGAATCCACGCTGTCCATAAACTTTTGTGCAATAGCTTCGAGCTCTGCAAAATCTTCTTCACGCATATTGTTCAAGGCAAGACTGTAAGCGAACCGTTCTAAATTAATACGGATATCAAACACATCGCTGATCTCTTTCATTGAGAGACTTACTACGCGTGCGCCCTTATATCGCTTAATTTCGATAAGTCCTTTACTCTCTAGTATCTTGAAGGCGTCACGGATAACGTGACGCTTAACAGAAAACCTTTCTGCCATGTCAGTTTCGCCAAGACGCTCTCTTGGTAAAAGCTGTCCCGAAAGAATAAGATCTTCCAAATGATCAGCTACCTGCTGGCAAGGTGAAGAATCCTTCATACCAATTTCCTACCATTACTATCTTTTAGAATAAGCACCCTTAAAAAGGCGGTCTGGATAATACTCAACTTTCCACAAAAGGGAAGATGCTGAGTAAAATATATGACATTCTATGTCTATTTATCGCACAATAGATTAACAACAATCTATATAACAAGATTGTTGACAATCTTGTCAAGCTCTGACATTCATTTTCCAACAATGTGTTGTTTCGTGATTTTTACTGTGAAAAAGGAGTGTGACCGTGCGTAAGATTTGTTCTCTCATCATCATTGCTGCGTTAATAACCATGAGCATTCCTGCTATGGCTCAAAATAATAAACGCCTCATTATTGCAACAGCCACTACAGGTGGCACCTACTACCCTGTAGGGGTTGGCATTGGTACTCTCATAAGCTTAAAACTTGCTAAAAAAGATGGCATTACCGCAACTGCAATCAACTCTGCAGGTTCCGGTGAAAACATCGAAATGCTTAATAACAAAGAAGCACATTTTGCTATTCTCCAGTCCCTTTTCGGACTCCAAGCATCCCGCGGTAAAGGTTTCTACAAAGGCAAACCTGTAGACTCCTTCCGTTCCGTTACCATGCTGTGGCCTAACGTTGAACACTTTGCGTTAATGAATAAATACGTGAAGACAGGTACAGTAGCTGACCTTTCCGGACTTAGCGAACGTTTTTCCATTGGCAAACGCGGAAGCGGCACCGAAGGTTCCGGTCGTGCACTCCTCGACGTGCTCGGTATCGATCCAAACAGCTTAAAACTCGAGTTCCTCGGCTACACACCTTCCACACAGGCTATGCTTGATAACCGCATCGCTGGAGCAAACATCCCTGCGGGTGTTCCAGCAGCAGCTATCACTCAGCTCTTTGCTATGAGCCACGGCAAAGCTACCGTTCTCGACTTTTCCGACGAGCAGCTCGCACAAATCCAGAAGGAATTCCCTATCTGGTACCGCTACTTAATCCCAGCAAACACATACCCTGGACAGGAAAAAGAAATCCGTACAATTGCTCAGCCTAACTTCTTAGCAGTACGTGCAGACCTTCCAGATGAAGTTGTCTACAAAGTTACCAAAACTATTTACGAGAACCTCAACTTCCTCGGTACAATCCATTCTGCGACCAAAAATATGAGCGTTCAGAACGCACTTAACGGTCTGCCTGTAGCACTGCATCCTGGTGCCGCAAAATACTACCGTGAAGTTGGTATTGAAATTCCAGAGCGTTTGATCGCTAAGTAATCTCCAATGCGTCCGGTTGGTCTTTTAAGAGCCTCCGACGGCCAGAGAACCCTTTTGAAAAAGGGCTTCTCTGGACTCTCCTAAAAATTTTACCTGCAAGACCAATATGTTATGTTCTTAACCTCGTGGCTTATGCACCACTACCTTTCCCACCGAGAACCGCTTGGCCCAACAAGCTAACTTACCCTGAGAAAAGCAGTGAAGCATAAGCCGCGAAAAGTGTTAATAACGTTCTTTCTCGCTAACATAAGTTTAGGAAAGAGTCTGGGAGAGGCAAGAAATCCAACAAAAAACCACACAGCTAAAAGTTATAAAATAAGGTTCTGATATGGGATTGTTTAGAAAGAAAGGAGTCAAGGCAACAGAAGACTCCGGTGAGGTGATGGTCAGCACACGTGAGCTGACAGGTCGCCCTGCTGTTGTTTTTTACTGTCTATGCATTGTTGCAAGCGTATTCCACATACTCACAAATACAGTCTGGCTCATGCCGGAGATCCATAGGAACGCGCTGCACTTCGCCTTCTTTGTTCCGCTTGCTTTTATGATTTACCCGTTCAGCGCCAAGAGTCTTGATAAAAAGCCATACGTTGACTGGTTTCTTGCGGTGCTGAGCATCATCTGTGGATTATATCTGGTCTTTTTTGAAGACGCATTGCACGCCCGCAACGAGCAGATGATTGAACTCGATATATTTTTCGCAGGGCTGACTCTGTTGCTTATGTTGGAGATTGCGCGCCGCGCAGCCGGCAAAATTATTCCTTTGCTTGCCGTCTTCTTCTTAAGCTACGCCCTGTACTGGGGACAGTTCCTTTCTGGCAACTGGAACTTCCCCGGTGTTACCATTTCTCGCGTGCTGTACCGTATGTACTTTGCACCGGATGGAATCTTCGGCAGCATCGCTACCATTTCAGCATCATACGTATTTTTGTTCGTACTGTTTGGCTCATTCCTCGTAAAATCCGGTGCTGGTGACTTCATCATCAAACTGGCAATTTCCGTTGTAGGTCGCAGTGTTGGCGGTCCTGCAAAGATGGCTGTATTCTCCAGCGGGTTAATGGGCTCTGTTTCCGGTAGCGCAGTTGCAAACACCGTGAGCACTGGTTCCATTACTATTCCAATGATGAAACGTACCGGCTTCAGCCCTAAGTTTGCTGCGGCTGTAGAAGCTGCCGCAAGTACAGGCGGTCAGATTATGCCGCCTATTATGGGTGCAGGTGCTTTTGTTATGGCGCAATGGACTCAAATTTCATACCTGAAGATTGTTGCCATCTCATTCATTCCGGCAATTCTGTACTTCGTGAGCGTTATCTTTTTTGTTCATTCCAGAGCACGTAGCGAAGGCTTACAGCCAACTGCGGAAGAGGATATTCCACGTTTCTTTGATGTGCTTAAAGAAGGCTGGCCGTTCTTTATACCTATCGGTGTACTGATCACACTGATGAGCATCGGCTACACCCCTACATTCGCAGCTTGTTGTGCTATTGCCGCGATTGTCGGTGCAAGCTGGATGACCAAAAACCACCGTATGGGTTTAATGGACATTGTTGATGCACTGGCTCTAGGCGGAAAAAATATGGTAGCTACAGCTATTATTCTGCTGTGTTCCGGTGTTGTTATCGGCATTGTGTTGCTGGTTAGCCTTGGAGTAAAATTCTCCATGCTCATCTCAACAGTTGCAGGTTCCAGCTTGCTTGTAACTATTGGGTTGGTTGGCGTAGCTTCCCTTATTCTGGGCATGGGCCTACCTGTGACAGCATCCTACATCATTCTCGCCACATTAAGCGCGCCATTCTTGGTAAACCTGATTAAACTCCGCTATGTAATGGCTGTTAACCCACAGTTCGTTGAATCTATGGGATTGAGTCTGGATATGATCTCTGACCCGACGGCTGCCGGAGCGTTGTTTGCCATAATTAATACGCAGGTTCCTACAGAGCATGCGACTATCTTCCTGCTTGCAGCGCATCTGCTTATCTTCTGGTACTCACAGTCTGCAAACGTAACCCCACCGGTTTGTCTTGCTGCATACACAGCTGCAGGAATCGCTAAGTCTGACCCGTTCCAGACAGGTATTCATGCGTTTAAACTGGCAAGTGGTCTGTTCATTATCCCAATTATGTTCGTGTATGAACCGGCAATCCTATTCCTCGGTCCTCTCTGGCAGACAGTATTAACTATCGGCATCATTCTGCTGGCACTGTTCTGTACTGCGGTCTCACTAGAGGGAGTATATATTCGCAAATTGCACCCGCTTCTGCGCATTGCATTTGGTGGCACTGCCATCCTGCTTTACATCCTGCCTGAGCTTCAATGCTGGATTGGAGTTGGCATCTTTGCTACCCTTACAGCATTACTTAAATATACCAGTGCATTCGATATGGATGAACAGCTGGAAGAATCCGCACTGACCGAAGCAGCTTAGCAGGAATACTATGACATACCCTCTCTTTTATGACGTTGAACAAACGTTTGAGACATCTCAAATTGATAATATTGCAAAGACCGTGGATGCGGTCTTTGCTTCTTTTGACAGCTCTGCACTAAAACAAAATGCACGCGTCGGCATTACAGTCGGCTCCCGTGGAATCGATCGCATCGTGCCGCTGCTGCAAGCTGTTGTACGCAACCTCACCGCGCTTGGCCTACGTCCTTTCATTATCCCTTCCATGGGATCACACGGAGGTTCAACCGCTGAAGGTCAAACCGCAATTCTTGCTAAACTGGGGATTACGGAAGAATCAGCAGGCTGTCCTATTGTTTCATCTATTGAAACTGTAAGCCTTGGTGTTCTGGATGAAGGACCTGAAGTGTTTGTGGCTAAAGACGCTCTGGAAGCAGACTATGTCTTTGTTATGAACCGAGTAAAACCACACACTCTTTTCCATGGAGAAGTGGAGTCTGGCCTCTGTAAGATGCTGGCAATCGGTCTTGGTAAACCACGCGGTGCAGACAACCTCCACAACTTCCCACTGGAAAAGGTAATCAAGCCTGCTGCCCTGCGTATTCTAGAGCATATCAACCTTCTTGCAGGTCTTGCAGTTGTAGAAAATGCTGTAGAAAAACTACATAGCCTTAAGCTCTGCACAACAGAAGAAGTCGTTAAGACTGATTCTTCGTTACTGGCTATATCATCCGCCATTCTACCGCGCATTCCTGTTGATACCCTTGACCTGCTTATTATTGATGAAATGGGCAAAAACATCAGCGGGACCGGTATGGATACAAACGTCATTGGTGCATGGCGTCGCATGGCTGGCGAACGCAAGCCGGAATACAAAACGCTTGTTGTGCTGAATCTCACACCACAGTCACAAGGAAACGCACATGGCATTGGCATGGCAGACCTCATCCCGCAACGCCTTGCAGATTCTATAGACACCGCCGCAACCTATGCAAACTCACTAACGACAGGAGTATGGGCTAGCGGACGCCTACCGATTACCCTTCCAACAGATAAAGCAGTAATCGACGCGGCACTGGCAAAATCTCCGGAGAACATTCGGGCAGTTCGCATTACAAACACTCTTTCGCTACAGCACTTCTGGGCTACAGAAGCTGTCCTCGAAGACCTTGCCTCAGCTGGTGCCGCTGTACACCATACACGTTCGCATAAACTTGCATTTGACGACACCGACATTTTACAACAATTCGCGTAAGATCCCGCCTTCAGCGCATTTAAGCGAATGCGCTGAAGGCAATAATACTCAAACTAAGTTCTCTCCTACTGCTATAATTGTGCAAGACACACCTAGCAGCAGCGCATCCCAGCAAATAGCGCTGCCAAGGAGAGACACATGCTTCGAAAGATTATTTTACTGGGTGGCTGCATCATGCTGCTTGCCTCATTAGCAGGATGCAAAACTACAGCATATGGCGGCTACGATCCTTCTTGGTACGTTCCTTACGGTGGGGAGTATAATTTCTACTTTGAAGACCACCACCATCATCACCACCATCACCACGGCCACCATAGTCATCATCATAGCCATCACCACCATCACCGCAGATAACTTCCAGTGCAGCCTATTTATTCATTATAACCGAATAATATGAATACAAGCACACCTCTCAGGCACACAAGCAACCAACAGTATCTGCAATGCCATCTTCGCACGCTTTCACTCAACTTTTCTGGCGACACAGGTATATTCTCGACGACTTAACGTTAGCTGACTAACTCTTACACTTACCCGCTCCCATTCTCCCCAATTTAGCAAGCACAGAATTTTTCAATAATTCGATCAAGTTTTCGCCATCAGCGCATTTCACCAGATGCGCTGATGGCAATAATACTCAAACTAAGTTTTCTCCTCCTGCTATAATTGAGCAAGACACACTTAGCAGCAGCGCATCGCAGTAGTAGCGCTGCCAAGGAGAGACACATGCTTCGAAATCTTATGCTATTTATTGGCTACGCTATGCTGTTTGCCATGCTCTCTGCATGCACAGCGTCAATGGCCGATGACTATGGCGACAACGATTACTATACCCCACCACCAGCCTGGGCACCTCCGTGCGAGGTAAACGCCAATTTCTATTTCGACATCCACGGTCATCATCACCATCACCATAATTCCTGTCCGTATTGGGGAACTCCTGACTGGGCAAAACCACCAAAGATACCAGAAATACATATGCCTTCAATGCCTAAGATGCCAGAGATGCCCCATATGCCTTAATACGGACATCTAGCTCCCCAACATCCAGCCATTCATGTATTCAATCTGCGCTGATTGTTTTCTCTTGAATTTTCCTATTAAACCATTCGGCAACAATTTGAGAAAGTTCCCATCATCAGCGTATCCCGTGAGATACGCTGATGACGATAATACTCAAACTAACCTCTCTCCCTTTGCTATAACATAACGAGACACACTTAGCAGCAGCGCAGTTTAAACACCCTCAAAGGCCCTAACAAGCTGCGCTACCAAGGAGAGACACATGCCTAAAAAAGTTATGCTACTGATTGTTAGCATTATGTTTGTTGGCGCTTTGGCGGGATGTAAGACCACAGTTTCCAGCGGATATTATTACCCGCACAGGAACACCATCTACATTGATAACTATGAGTACCGCCATCATCACAGGTATCACAAGCCCCACCGGTATCACCGTCCTCGTCATCACAGATACCATCGTCCTCGTCACCACAAGTATCATCGTTCTCGTCACCACAAATATCAACGTTCTCGTCACCATAGGTATCATCACCGTTATCGCAGATAACAGTGCAATACCTAGTATCAATAAATAACAAATTTGCTTGATACTCACAGTGCGGTCAAAAACGGCAGCACAATCTTTCATAGATTGTGCTGCCTTTTTGTCCCGCTACAATAGCAAGTTATACTTTCCTCACTACGTAACTATTTTATTGTATTAATTAACCAAATACATTCACAAGCGCAGAGAGGAACATATGCCCCTTCATAATCATAAAACGACTATTGATGATCTCTTCACAGTCGAGGCTATGACAAAGCCCTTAAACGTACACCGCATTTCCCGCAAAGAGCGTAACCCCGAAGCGGTCTATCAAATGATCCATGATGAACTGCTTCTTGACGGCAATTCGCGCCAGAACATGGCAACGTTCTGTTCCACATGGCTCGAACGAGAAGTGCACGAGCTTATGCACGAATGTATCGACAAGAATATGATCGACAAAGATGAGTACCCGCAAACAGCTAATATTGAATCGCGCTGTGTCTCCATGCTCTCCAATCTTTGGAATGCTAAAGAAGTTACTGATCCCGCCGCTAAAGATCATTCACCAGCCATTGGCTGTTCCACCACCGGTTCAAGCGAAGCTGCCATGCTTGGTGGTATGGCGCTTAAATGGAACTGGAAGGCACGTCAAAAAGCGGCAGGAAAACCATACGACAAACCCAACCTTGTTTGCGGGCCGGTGCAGGTCTGCTGGCATAAGTTCGCACGCTATTGGGAAATAGAGCTACGCGAACTCCCCATGCATAAAGGCAGCTACATGTCATCGCCTGAAGACGTACTTGCGCACTGCGACGAAAATACCATAGGCGTCGTCCAAACCCTTGGTACAACCTTCACTGGACATTACGAGCCAATCGAAGAAGTGCACGCAGCCCTCGACAAACTTCAGCAAGACACAGGGCTCGATATCCCCATGCACATTGATGCAGCCAGTGGCGGATTCGTCGCCCCATTCATGCATCCAGAAATAAAATGGGATTTCCGCCTCTCGCGCGTTAAATCAATCAACTCATCCGGTCACAAGTTCGGACTTTCTCCCCTCGGCTGCGGCTGGGTCATCTGGGCATCTGAAAAAGACCTACCGGAAGATCTCATCTTCCGCGTAAACTATCTTGGTGGGCAAATGCCAACCTTCGCTCTCAACTTCTCCCGCCCCGGTGGTGAAGTCATTGCCCAGTACTACAATCTTCTCCGTCTCGGATTCGAAG encodes:
- a CDS encoding DNA/RNA non-specific endonuclease — protein: MSNMSPQRPGFNRGIWNELEEQVRNWARVEDVIVVTGGILNGSQYIGKNKVLVPDAYYKIIFAPHRNKMIAFLLPNKKSSAPLTDFVVSVDRIEAVTGIDFFADMNDAPEAMLEGMTSTAAWKWGNGKRRNVANTKRTGSSSSHDIVKLSRSHICHDSSSRYYSRTKHYTPYNTLQECLDAGGRLPK
- a CDS encoding TRAP transporter permease, producing MGLFRKKGVKATEDSGEVMVSTRELTGRPAVVFYCLCIVASVFHILTNTVWLMPEIHRNALHFAFFVPLAFMIYPFSAKSLDKKPYVDWFLAVLSIICGLYLVFFEDALHARNEQMIELDIFFAGLTLLLMLEIARRAAGKIIPLLAVFFLSYALYWGQFLSGNWNFPGVTISRVLYRMYFAPDGIFGSIATISASYVFLFVLFGSFLVKSGAGDFIIKLAISVVGRSVGGPAKMAVFSSGLMGSVSGSAVANTVSTGSITIPMMKRTGFSPKFAAAVEAAASTGGQIMPPIMGAGAFVMAQWTQISYLKIVAISFIPAILYFVSVIFFVHSRARSEGLQPTAEEDIPRFFDVLKEGWPFFIPIGVLITLMSIGYTPTFAACCAIAAIVGASWMTKNHRMGLMDIVDALALGGKNMVATAIILLCSGVVIGIVLLVSLGVKFSMLISTVAGSSLLVTIGLVGVASLILGMGLPVTASYIILATLSAPFLVNLIKLRYVMAVNPQFVESMGLSLDMISDPTAAGALFAIINTQVPTEHATIFLLAAHLLIFWYSQSANVTPPVCLAAYTAAGIAKSDPFQTGIHAFKLASGLFIIPIMFVYEPAILFLGPLWQTVLTIGIILLALFCTAVSLEGVYIRKLHPLLRIAFGGTAILLYILPELQCWIGVGIFATLTALLKYTSAFDMDEQLEESALTEAA
- a CDS encoding TAXI family TRAP transporter solute-binding subunit, translated to MRKICSLIIIAALITMSIPAMAQNNKRLIIATATTGGTYYPVGVGIGTLISLKLAKKDGITATAINSAGSGENIEMLNNKEAHFAILQSLFGLQASRGKGFYKGKPVDSFRSVTMLWPNVEHFALMNKYVKTGTVADLSGLSERFSIGKRGSGTEGSGRALLDVLGIDPNSLKLEFLGYTPSTQAMLDNRIAGANIPAGVPAAAITQLFAMSHGKATVLDFSDEQLAQIQKEFPIWYRYLIPANTYPGQEKEIRTIAQPNFLAVRADLPDEVVYKVTKTIYENLNFLGTIHSATKNMSVQNALNGLPVALHPGAAKYYREVGIEIPERLIAK
- a CDS encoding GntR family transcriptional regulator, coding for MKDSSPCQQVADHLEDLILSGQLLPRERLGETDMAERFSVKRHVIRDAFKILESKGLIEIKRYKGARVVSLSMKEISDVFDIRINLERFAYSLALNNMREEDFAELEAIAQKFMDSVDSSIEELSRLNTAFHNIIYKRADNIPLLEIITDLHIKLYITRFAAWDKRENIIQSGEEHFEFIEALRKKELDVLNDLARRHIYNSKIAYEKRVSKITPLALCEKEVGFE
- a CDS encoding alpha/beta hydrolase — protein: MNAKIIKRCVIIVLCIAFANYASAKETKTLFVHIPTTVSEQSQAILRTLQDPSLKPACPDVDDFKAWKALQEKHEAFALERQKPIVEALRPDVRKIELGGVPVLDVRPRDWKNNNKTVVYTHGGAYTFFSAESTLICAALLADATGLRVLSVDYTLAPNAKWQQITDQVVSVFKALREQGYAMKDIAIFGDSAGGGLAAGSVLKMRDQGMEMPAAVVLWSPWSDITETGDSYATLKHADPAYLYDKHLKKAADAYANPKDQKHPYVSPVYGDYSKGFPPTLIQGGTKEIFLSNFIRHYQALDTAGQTVKLDLYEGMIHVFQAALSGSPESKRALAKIDAFLKQHL
- a CDS encoding nickel pincer cofactor-dependent isomerase, group 22 yields the protein MTYPLFYDVEQTFETSQIDNIAKTVDAVFASFDSSALKQNARVGITVGSRGIDRIVPLLQAVVRNLTALGLRPFIIPSMGSHGGSTAEGQTAILAKLGITEESAGCPIVSSIETVSLGVLDEGPEVFVAKDALEADYVFVMNRVKPHTLFHGEVESGLCKMLAIGLGKPRGADNLHNFPLEKVIKPAALRILEHINLLAGLAVVENAVEKLHSLKLCTTEEVVKTDSSLLAISSAILPRIPVDTLDLLIIDEMGKNISGTGMDTNVIGAWRRMAGERKPEYKTLVVLNLTPQSQGNAHGIGMADLIPQRLADSIDTAATYANSLTTGVWASGRLPITLPTDKAVIDAALAKSPENIRAVRITNTLSLQHFWATEAVLEDLASAGAAVHHTRSHKLAFDDTDILQQFA